The genomic interval CACTACCACCTACCAGTGCAGCCGTCAGGGCCTCAAGGGTGGCAGCTTCTTTCTTGTTCTCCCAAAGGGATGGCAACTCCACAGAAGGGATGTTGGTTCCTCTTCCAACAAAGCTGCCTCCTTCTGTTCCAGCATCCATCTTTGGTACCCTTTCCACTGGCGGTTTCGTCAAACTAAATCCGGACTCTTGTGTTGCACTCAGGAGTTTCATTCCTCCACCTTCTGCGGAAACAGAGCAGATAGCTGGATCTTTTCCTGATCCGGCATCTGGTGTGAGAAGTTGATCGGATGGAGGTCGTttacttctcttcctcttctccctggtTTCATCACCCGCTTTTATCAAAAGGGAAGCCTCTACCATAGCCTCTGTACCTTCAAGATTTGTCAAATTTACTTGCAGCTCCTGCTGATCCTTCTGGTCACCTTTGTTGGCATCCTTAGGTATTTCAGGAGGAAACGGTTGCTCCTTGCTTAGCTCACCAACCAACCTGCCTTCTAGGAAGGGGCACCCCAATCCTTGAACTGCTTCCTCAGGACTGACAGATGGAGCAAAGGGTTCAAAAAAGCGTGCTGCATCCTCCTCCCAATGCACCTGATGCCCTGGGGGAAGGCTCTTGATATTTCTGTTTTCATCCACAAACTCTGTTTCTCCCACAGGATATGCCAGTCCAGGCCCTTTGCTTGGTTCTGCCTTTGCTTGAAGAGCAATGGACTGCATGGGGCTGCTTACAGCCTTTTTGTTTTTCCGGTCACTGTCCCGTTTCGTGGGTCTTGAGGTGGGATCCTGCTTATTTGCAACTTCTGAACCAcctgctcttccttcctttttgcttcTAGGTGAAGAGCATTCTTTCAATTTGGCCTCCCTCTCAGCTTCCAAAACTATACCTGCTTCCTCCTTGGCtcctaaaacaaaatatttttccaaaCAAGGCTCATCttttctgctttcctccttttttgccaCTACAGGCAGTTCACCAAAAGACACAACAGGGGCTGGACCAGCAGTGTTTGCCTCCTTTAAGCGATGATCTAATCCTTTGGTCTTGCCTTCCTCAGTTGTAGCCATCTCATGATACACAGTAGCCGGCCTAACCAGCTCTGGCTTTGCCTCCAAAATGCTATGAACTTGGGGACCTTGCccttcactgttcagcttctTTGGCTCTTCTGCCACTAACTCAGGGTGCAATGTCAGGGGGTCTATTACATTCTCCACATCATACTTTTGCTTGCCTTCCTGCCCTTTATCAGTGAAAGGTGCCGCTTTGGTTTTAGACATCAACTCTGACTCCGAATTGAGCCTTTCCCGATTGGAGGCGGGCAGCTGCTCAGAAGGACTGCTGTCTGTAGCTATGCTCAAGTCCTCAgtcttctttcctccatctttttctgtctgttttgCAGCAGGAAGCTGTGCATGACTGCTTCCTAATTGTTCCAGAAATGGGGCACCCCCAGATACTTGGTCTTTAGCAGCAGAACTGATGTCTTTAGTTATCTCAGAACTCTTGGTGGGCTTGCTCATACCAGACGTCTCCAGGAGGAATGGCTGTTCTGGGGGGCTTTTCTCAGACTTCTTGCTTTTCCCATCACTGCTCCTCTTTTTGGGTTTGCTTTCTGGCAACAGTGATGTAGGGTCTGGGATGGTGGGACTCTCTAAAGCATGAAGCCCCTTGCCTGTGTCCAATGCAACAGTTCCCTTTGCCTGGGCAACCGCCTCAAGAAGTGCAGGATGGTCAGCTTCTTTAACTGGTGCTTCCAAAATAAAGGGGTATGCTGAGAGAGGGAAGTCAACCCTGTCAATAGATCTAGTGGAAGCCTTCGACACCTTTTCCATCCCAGGCGCTGTTGCAATGTTTTGCAGCTTTGCCATATCTCCAGAGGTTTCCAAAGACTGGCTGGCAGTGAAGGGGTCAGTCCCTGCTCTCCTGTGGTCTGTTCTCTCTCTAGCATGTTCAGGACTGCCCCCTTCAGTTTGAAGGTGCCCTGAGCTATTCCCTGCTTCCAGGAAAAATTGGGCTCTCCTGCTTTTCCCTTCACTACTTCTTTTCTTGGGTTTCTCTGCCAGCCCTCCAGAGCCAAGAACTGTTTTATTTTCCACCACATTGGAGAAGCCTGCCTCTATGCTTCTGGCTGCCCATTCAGATTCTTCAGCACTTGGTGCCTTTCTGGAATCGGCCTTGCCCTCCAAAAGGAGCGGCTGATGATTTTTAGTTCTCTTGCTTTTCCCATCATTGCCCCTCTTTTTGGGCTGGTCATTCCCTAGCTTGGGCAAAGGCCCAGGTGGTTGGTCCAAAGGACAGGAGCAGGCTCCCTTGTTCATATCAGTGAAAGGTGCTTTCGGGCTGTCAATGGGCTGTGCAGGAAGAAGGGGTTTTGCTGGGCTGGACTGAGTTTCCAAGGAAGGGAGAGTTTCTGCTGGACCTAACTCAAGCTTTTCACTTGCATTTGCTGACAAAAGCACCTCAGTGGGGCCTGACTCTGGCAGAGGCTCTGAAGCAACAAGGCGTCTGTCCTTGCCTTTATCAGAGGAACCTCCTCCTTTGGTTGTCTCAATGGTCTGGGCTTCAGCAAGGGATTTGGCAACTTCTTTGCCAATCCCTtcattcttttcctctttcttcggCTTCATGGCCAAGCCTTCCCCACAAAGAGCTGGGGCCACCTTCTGACTTGTAACCGGAGGCATTGCAGACCTGACCTCAACTTCTCTGCTTACCATGGCTCTGGGTTTCAAATCAGAGCAGAGGTCCTTGAGAGGCGGTCTCCCTGACTCCATGCTTTTCACTTCCACAGAGCTGGCCTGCACTGGTGGAGAGGTAGGGCTTCTTTGCTTATTCTGCTGTGCTTGGTGTTTCCGCTCCTCTTCAGAAGATTCCCCCCATTTGCTTTTCAACAGCAACATTAAGCTGTCATCACTCATCACTTCCACTCCGCCGAAGTCTCCTGCTTTTGCATCCAGCCCTAGTTGAGAGGGGCCTTCCATCTGCAGGGTAGGTTTTCCTTTTGCAGGAACAGAGGTGAGGCTCTGAACATCTCTGAGCACTGAAGATGCCTCCTTCCCAAGAATTTCTGTGGAAGCGCTGAAGAATCCCTTCATGCTCTCATGGGGCTCAGGCAGAGGGAGCTCAGCTTTGTGGGGTTCAGGTGCACATGGAGCTTGCAGCCTTTCAGAGTTGCTGTCCATGATCTCTGCCACCCTCACCTGCTGGCTCCtcttttgttttggcttctttttcttcttcttcaatgcTGCCGAAGTTTCCAAGTCCCAGCCCTCCCTCAAAACGGGGACCTCTCCAAACTCAAATGGCTGGCTAGCTGCCTTCCTTGTAGAAGCTTTGCTGCGAGGGGATGTCCCAGCAATATAGCCATACTCTGCCATGGAAAAGGGATCTTCTCCTCCTCGGTCTTGACTCTTCTGAGCTGGGAAACCTACAAGAAGTTCTTCAGGGGCATCTGATGCAGTCACTCGGGCAGGTTTTGTTCTGCTGAACCTGTGGTGGTCACTGGATTTGTTAGCTTGTCTTATTTGGGCAGGAGGGAGACCTGGAATACAGGAAGTTTGCTCAAGTACCAGAGCAATTCCTCACCAAGAGTAACTGCATTAAGAGCCCCATGGTCCACAGCAGCATGGACAATGCCATTTATGCCCCCCCCACAAGCTACAGCCCTCCCCCCAGAGCACTCTGAAAGACTCCTATTCATTCAAAATGGTGACCAAAAGCAACGTTATGGCACTTCCTGTAGCCATTTTGAGAACTAGTCCAATAAAAACAGAGACACTTGTGGGTGCTAAGATGCTTTATGGGGCTGGGCATGTTTTTACATGCTTTGTAGGCTCTCTGTGCAAGTCTGGGGCAAAACCCAACAAAAATAACACcgaaatctttcttttaaaacagggaGTTGGGGGTTTCAAAGGCCACAGAAGGGAGCCACAGGCAGCCTTTTACTCCCTCCTGACAAAGGCAACCTGAAGAAGCATTAACTCCCACCTTATCATTTGGGCGGATGGGAAAGGTATTAACTCATTGTATTTTACACTTCATCTCTCTCTGCTAGTACCAATATATCACACAATATGGCCAAAAAGTCTGAAGAGTTTTTCTACAAAATAAATTCAAGGAACTGCTTTACTGCTCAAAGACAGGAGCCCTTAAAGCTTTTCTAAAATTACTTTCGGGGTCCATTTTGTCTTTTCCCTTAGGAACAATAGGCCAAGTACATAGGGAAGAACTCAAGAAATAGACAACTTTTCTTACAGGAAGTGAAGATGCCAGTGAATAAAGACAGGGCAGAAGGTGGGCACAAGTGGATAGAAAAACCTGATAGGCAGGGACATAATGATAAAAGGGACAACCCCTATAGCCGTGGTAATAGGAATCAATGGCTGTGGTTGGactcaaaatgtttatttttcaatgTACAGACCCCAAAGCCTTCTCTGTCTGCAATTCATCCTCCAGTTCAGCAGTGATAGCAATGTGTGTTTATCAGGGAAGATGGAGGACATACCAGAACTGTTCTCCCACTCAAATGCAAAGCAGTATTCTTAAAGGATCTTCTAAAAAACGATTGCTTTAATGGTCAATAACAAAAATTATACCAATGGCTCTCAGACATAGGAAGGAAAAATAGGATTACATAGCAAAAAGAGAAAGGATTTTAGGGAAGCTTGCCAGTGCCCTCGCTACCAAGGAAATGCTAGCCATCAAATAAGGGATGCCCACTTTGTaactggaaaaggggaaacaaatagAAAGAAGGGTGTGGAATGTGGCGATGCAGTTCCTTAAACGAACCACAGAAGATGGAGATTTGCCCCTTCGACAGAGGACAGAGAATCACTTTGCAGCAAGATGGAGTTGGAAAACACACGCTTTGAGATGGagctcctctctcccttctctatCACCCCTTACCTGCAGGTTCCAGGGTTCCTTTTCCTTGAATCAACTCCGCAGGCTGCACTGGGCAAGGCTCAGGCGTTTCCTTGGGCTTGGCTGCTTCAGCAAGAACAGAGGCTGGCTTTTCAGCCAGAGTTTCTTTAGCATCTGCTGGGGACACTCCTGGGGACACAGTTTCTTTTGATGGTACTAGAAACAAAAGGACAAAGAAGTCACAAGGAATTTCTCTGCAGCTTGTCCCAATGGTCAAAATCACAAAGCCAAGACGAGCAAGAGTCTGTTTCTCAGCTGCACCCTGACTCCTGGCTCATAGAAGATCCTAGAAAGACTGCTGACATGGGCCCAGTAAGCAAAGGGACTGTGGTGTCTTTTTCTAGAACCCTGTGTCTCAAATTAAGACCCTAAATATGTCTGTGACAGGGGCAGATAGAAGGTCTCCATAACTTCACCACTAACCTCCCCTCCTCTCATATAAACTGCTAGGGCTTTGCCTTGCCTCTACCATCCCATGAGAGAGGCTGGCTCCAACTGAAAAGGTGGGGACTTTCCTAGCTgctagaagaagagagaaagaggctcCCCGCAGTAATTGAACATCTTCCCCATGGCCTTCCTTACCTGCAGGCTCTAGGAGATGTTCCACAGGTTTAGCTGGCAGtggctgcttctcctcctctggcTTCTCAGCAGATGCACTGGGAGCCTTCTTATTTGTCTCATCAGGTTTATCCAGCCTAGGAAACTGTTCTACAGATTGGCTGAGGGAGGTAGGTGTCTTAACCTCTTCTCTAGGAGATGCCTTGCTCTCTTCTGGTTTCTCTGGATGTTTGGGGTTAGAAGGTGATTTGCTCTCCTCTGGTTTCTCTGAATGTTTGGAGGCAGAAGGAGACTTGCTCTCCTCTGGTTTCTCTGGGTGTTTGGGGGCAGAAGGAGATTTGCTCTCCTCCGGTTTCTCTGGATGTTTGGGGGCAGAAGGAGACTTGCTCTCTTCTGATTTCTCTGGATGTTTGGGGTTAGAAGGTGATTTGCTTTCCTCTGGTTTCTCTGGGTATTTGGAGGCAGAAGGAGACTTGCTCTCTTCTGGTTTCTCTGGATGTTTGGGAACAGGAGATTTGGTCTCTTCTGGTTTCTCTGGATGTTTGGGGGCAGAAGGAGACTTGCTGTCTTCTGGTTTCTCTGGATGTTTGGGGGCAGACGGAGCCTTGTTCTCTTCCACTTTCTCTGCCTGTTTGGGAGGAAAAACCTTCACTTCTTCAGTTTTATGGGTAGAAGGTTTATCTGCCACCTCCTGCACTAACTGGGTGGGAGAGTCCTTGGTCTCACTGGCATTTTCTATGtgctgagcagcagcagcaggtttTGGTTCTTCTGCTGAGGGGCTAGGcagtttgctttcctttttctctgtAGACAAGGTGAGAGAGGGCTTACCGTCTTCTGCTTTTGGGCCAAGAGGCTGGGTTGCAGCTGCCTTTTCCTCTGCTTGCAGACTGAGGGGAGACTTAACCTCTTCCACCTTTTTACTGGAGGAAGTTTTGCTTGCTTCCTCTTTGCTGGGAGACTGgctgctttcttccttttccttgtgCTGGCCAGGCAAAGGCTTGCTCTCCCCTGGGTTTCCCAATGCAGAAGAACTGCCTGCACCTGGGGATGTTGTGTCCATGGTCTTTACTTTGGGTTCCTTAGTTGCAGCAGCTTCTGGAAAACCTgttccaaaaaagaagaaagagctgCTTTTTCCCATCTGCAGTATGTTCAGACACTGTCTGACCATTTACAGTTCCCTCTTGCCAAATCAGGTAACACCTAGAATCAGGGATATGTGGCCCACTCAATCCTTGCTGGGCTGCTCCTCAACCACCATCTTTCTGAAAGGAATCAGAATGCCAATGAACAGGCTGGCTAAAGGGAGTTATAGTCCCCAGACTATAACTATTCCTAAGCAGCTTCTGATTGGCAGCTCGACCTCATCCACCCAGATCCCTGGCATGTTGGAATGCTGCACCTGCAAGGACCCCTAGCACCATCAGCCTACAAGCCTTGGAGCAACAAGGGAAGAGAAGTCTGCAGGATGGAAAGGGATAGAAGAACTGGGGGAGGAGGGACGATGAGAATAAAGGAGGTAAGAAGGAGCATGGGGCAAAGATGAACAAAATATCATCCCAGCACCTCTTACTGACAATGCTGTGTCTTGTGGGTTCCCTCTAGCAGTGTTATTTGGCAACCAAACCACCACTTTACAGCAAGATCTAGAGGCCAAACCCTGAGAGAAATGCTtgagggagatgggtatgttgcCCTGAAGGAGGAAAAACTGAGAAGCgtgttagctgccttcaaatatctaaaggcCTCTCATGAGTGAAGAAGTAGCAAGCTTTTTCCAGCTGCTCTAGAGGACACAACCTAAACTAACAGAGTCAAACTGCAGGACAAGATTCTGAGAAACAAGAGGAAAACTGTAAAAACTGTCAGTGATAGAATAAACTACTTCTGGAGATGATGGACTCTAACTCATTGGCGATTTTTAACAGAGGTTGGACGTACATCTGTCAGTGACACTTTAGCTACACATTCTTAACTGGCAGGGGCTTGAACTACATCACCACCAATAACTTCCCAACTCTATAGTTTTCTGACTCTATGGTCTTTAGGAGAACTTGGCTGAGGAAATCTCCAACTCAGATCatgaggtacagtggtgcctcgggttacgaaattaattcgttccgccattcccttcgtaacgctaaaatttcgtaacccgaaatagcgctggaagcctatagcatttgaatttcgcgccgaaatgaatttcgtaacccgaaaaatatttcgtaacccgaaacagtttttgccaatccaactttttcgtatcctggaaatttcgtaacccgcgcatttcgtatcccgaggtaccactgtacgtcTCAGAGCAAGTGGAGGCCCACCTGTTGGAGACTGTTTAGGCAGAAGAGATTTACAGTCAAACGAGGGTTCAAAGCCCATCAACTCTTCCACGGCAGGATCAGGACCAGCACCAACTGGAGAAGGAAATGCTGCAGAGATCAATACAAGGAGAAAATTCAGAAGGCCTTAATCTTCCtaccattgttttaaaaatatttggaaataacaTTCTAAGGCAGATGGCCAAAGGACTGCTCTTCGCTCCTGAAGAAGAAGCTGATTGAGGCCTCACTGTCAGTATGACAGCATGCTTATCACACATGCAAACTGCTGCTCAATTGCAAACTCATACAAATCATTCCAAGTACCAGGCATGGGGCTTCTATTTAAGAAAAAAGAGTCAGGCCTGGATCTCCTGGTCAGTAATTACACAGGTGGGTGAGCACCATACCTCTTGTCCGCCTTCCCCCCAACCTGAGGCTTAGCATGCAGGGACCATGCTGCCAGAAATGCTCAGAAGACAAACCACTTTGGGGCAGGATGTACCCCTTTCTGCTTCACACAGCTATCCTGTTCAGCCATCCAATGAGCATGCCTGTGATAGTGAGGGAGAATGAGTGGAGGCCCATATATCAAAGCCAACTATGTTTTTTTGCTCTCACCTGCCGGCGGAGATGGCTTCACCTCAGGTAGTTTTGGCTGCCCTGTGAAGTCCACTAGTCCTGTGGAGGGGCTTCCCAACATATGCATCTCTGCCACTTCAGGGATCTTGCTGGGAACTAAGAGAGAGGTAAACCATTGACACAGTAGACAAGTTGGGGCCAGCAGCCTGTCCgggcttttgttttgctttacctGAAATCTAAACATTATGACTTCCACACAGGATGGtatcaagagaaagaaaaaatggaatgtaGGAAACAATGATCATTTAAAGTTCTGAGCCTAAGAGGTGTGTGGGTGCACATAGATCCCACCGATCTCTCACTGTCAGTGCTCTCCTACCTGATGTCCTTTTAGGGCAAGGGAAGAGGGACTTTAGCACTTTCACCTATGGATGGGAGCAAGAAGGTACAGGGAGATGGAAGGTGCCAGACTGGATTGGGCAGTCAAACTGTCACTCCACCTCTCTCTCACTTCCAGCTTAAGTTAGGCTGGAGGACAAGGATAGTCCATCCTCTTAGGTGTAAAGCCAGAGATTCTGGAAAGTGTTGGCTGATGCTGCTTTCTCCTGCCTccacctctctccccccccccccaactatgaGCTTCCACACTTTTAGACCATAGTCTTGTATTGCAGAGCACAGCGTAAAATCCAAGGTCACTTCATACCTGGAGGAAGGGGTTGGGGGTCAGAGGAGTGTCCGGCTCAGCctccatagccagacacaaaTGGATGGCGTCTCCCCCTGAGATCCACTGGGGTCTCCTGAGATCTCTGTGGATGATGCCATCATTCTGCATCTGACTATAAGGACATAACCCAACACTTCTCTGGCTGGGACGGGGCTGCAGAGTGAATCCTGAGAGGGCTTTGGTCATTCTGGACAGAGCAAGAAAATGCCAATTCCGCAATTACCCAAAAAAAGACACATACAGGTGAAATGTTCAATTAAAATGACAGTTTATATCTAATACATCCAATTCAGCTCATTTAAAACTTGGGAACTAGAACCAGGACTATTGTCAGGGAACAGAGTTCAAAGTCccactgagaatttttttttaaattgtcatttAACTTTGGGCATCCCAGACTCTTTCATGCAGTAGTCTTGGTGAAAAAGGACacgttgcttacctgtaactgtagttcttcgagtggtcatttgcgaatccacacaaatgggttattctgtgcctgcgcagcatttccggatcctactggaattgctagggaagactttttggcggtagctccgcccatcctctatataggcaggaggtcttcccaccctttctcagttccaaaaaggttcgccatcagaGCAGACAAGAGAGAAGGACACGACAGAGAGGAGAATGGGCGGggtttgtgtggattcgcagatgaccactcgaagaaggacaggttgcttacctgtaacggtatttcttcgagtggtcatctgcgaatacatacaaatgggttgtactgtgcctgcgcagtgctgcttgaaaacttctagaatcactggacaaagttaactttgcaacttttagtaactttttggcagtacagtgcgcccgcgccatacgcgggcgcgccatacgcagccttgagcatacgtgctcaagctgcggggcgcgcATGGGGAggagcgtcccattcaattgaatgggcacgcgcgcccgttgtgccccgcgcgcgcccgcGCCGCTGcaccaccgcgcacgagccccattgtttccaatggggctcgagcataggcggaattcgccttatgcggagggatccggaacggatccccgcgtaaggcaaagaTGCACTGTAGCTCTGTctatcccttataaagcccctggtttcccgctctttccccagttccgcaattaaCGCTGTGTGAGCGACATGAGAATGAAccaatgaagagcaggacactgaggggagggcggacgggatttgtatgtatttgcagatgaccactcaaagaaataccattacaggtaagcaacctgtccttcttcttcgtggtctctgcgaatcata from Sceloporus undulatus isolate JIND9_A2432 ecotype Alabama chromosome 6, SceUnd_v1.1, whole genome shotgun sequence carries:
- the LOC121934166 gene encoding titin-like isoform X11, with the translated sequence MADLDHNLSLADALTEPPPQIEEEVKRDFIATLEAEKFDDVIGEKVDKTDYVPLLDDDDPKAGNQEAKTKPHADNVQVERKSATGPAAVVENGDHGVEGPRKVSTGKIMDEQMSYKEFLDRNSSWTMDDRHHFESQPVFKPMDITAPGQGMGSPEDFWLGSQHLMAGQGAPFFEPPVPSKIPEVAEMHMLGSPSTGLVDFTGQPKLPEVKPSPPAAFPSPVGAGPDPAVEELMGFEPSFDCKSLLPKQSPTGFPEAAATKEPKVKTMDTTSPGAGSSSALGNPGESKPLPGQHKEKEESSQSPSKEEASKTSSSKKVEEVKSPLSLQAEEKAAATQPLGPKAEDGKPSLTLSTEKKESKLPSPSAEEPKPAAAAQHIENASETKDSPTQLVQEVADKPSTHKTEEVKVFPPKQAEKVEENKAPSAPKHPEKPEDSKSPSAPKHPEKPEETKSPVPKHPEKPEESKSPSASKYPEKPEESKSPSNPKHPEKSEESKSPSAPKHPEKPEESKSPSAPKHPEKPEESKSPSASKHSEKPEESKSPSNPKHPEKPEESKASPREEVKTPTSLSQSVEQFPRLDKPDETNKKAPSASAEKPEEEKQPLPAKPVEHLLEPAVPSKETVSPGVSPADAKETLAEKPASVLAEAAKPKETPEPCPVQPAELIQGKGTLEPAGLPPAQIRQANKSSDHHRFSRTKPARVTASDAPEELLVGFPAQKSQDRGGEDPFSMAEYGYIAGTSPRSKASTRKAASQPFEFGEVPVLREGWDLETSAALKKKKKKPKQKRSQQVRVAEIMDSNSERLQAPCAPEPHKAELPLPEPHESMKGFFSASTEILGKEASSVLRDVQSLTSVPAKGKPTLQMEGPSQLGLDAKAGDFGGVEVMSDDSLMLLLKSKWGESSEEERKHQAQQNKQRSPTSPPVQASSVEVKSMESGRPPLKDLCSDLKPRAMVSREVEVRSAMPPVTSQKVAPALCGEGLAMKPKKEEKNEGIGKEVAKSLAEAQTIETTKGGGSSDKGKDRRLVASEPLPESGPTEVLLSANASEKLELGPAETLPSLETQSSPAKPLLPAQPIDSPKAPFTDMNKGACSCPLDQPPGPLPKLGNDQPKKRGNDGKSKRTKNHQPLLLEGKADSRKAPSAEESEWAARSIEAGFSNVVENKTVLGSGGLAEKPKKRSSEGKSRRAQFFLEAGNSSGHLQTEGGSPEHARERTDHRRAGTDPFTASQSLETSGDMAKLQNIATAPGMEKVSKASTRSIDRVDFPLSAYPFILEAPVKEADHPALLEAVAQAKGTVALDTGKGLHALESPTIPDPTSLLPESKPKKRSSDGKSKKSEKSPPEQPFLLETSGMSKPTKSSEITKDISSAAKDQVSGGAPFLEQLGSSHAQLPAAKQTEKDGGKKTEDLSIATDSSPSEQLPASNRERLNSESELMSKTKAAPFTDKGQEGKQKYDVENVIDPLTLHPELVAEEPKKLNSEGQGPQVHSILEAKPELVRPATVYHEMATTEEGKTKGLDHRLKEANTAGPAPVVSFGELPVVAKKEESRKDEPCLEKYFVLGAKEEAGIVLEAEREAKLKECSSPRSKKEGRAGGSEVANKQDPTSRPTKRDSDRKNKKAVSSPMQSIALQAKAEPSKGPGLAYPVGETEFVDENRNIKSLPPGHQVHWEEDAARFFEPFAPSVSPEEAVQGLGCPFLEGRLVGELSKEQPFPPEIPKDANKGDQKDQQELQVNLTNLEGTEAMVEASLLIKAGDETREKRKRSKRPPSDQLLTPDAGSGKDPAICSVSAEGGGMKLLSATQESGFSLTKPPVERVPKMDAGTEGGSFVGRGTNIPSVELPSLWENKKEAATLEALTAALVGGSAEVVTLVESNKGAAEERASGCLDGLGSKPRADKTLEDVPMEEAASADKPRDLSEHLQPDDANKPKITAPAQATSKEEASHPKEALELKEAQSPKPEAGESTTLLQGDQVAKGGKKEAKAKAPPQMKGYMRPTKSRGLPPPSLRVTAQEPGRRRPTKPDSPSLQRQEKAKPEEVKPATEVSTANDIAAPPSKELPPSPDKKAKTPASTPAAKPAAAKAKPVSTTAGTAPTATKRPASATPGQSKKATSPTAGPAAATTTTPKRPTTGSARPSTLTPKDAKPKGTEVKSPEKRTSPSKPPSATTPRPNAKSSPAGPRPSTALSSQSASSPRSTATSPPKRPSTIKTDTKPTDAKKTTTKSPSADLSRPKSAPASTSPSPAPGGAATATSAATGRPKAKPAVPKASGMANVTTDAKKASTLKTAPKTSSAPKPPRPTTSVSAPDLKNVRSKIGSTDNIKHQPGGGRAKVEKKADSAGAARKPELNAVSKMAPTKTAVSKEGAQKQPNGKVQIVSKKANYSHVQSKCGSKDNIKHVPGGGNVPNAPKPATGSHSQPSTAPKPSQGSTNVQILSKKIDLSKVSSKCGSKANIKHKPGGGDVKIENQKLNFKEKAQAKVGSLDNVGHVPAGGTVKIESHKLKFREKGKARTDHGVDSTVVSNNNPPVFSGGTSPRRSTSVSESLGSAASSSLPPPPPPLLLPPWQAPLSEDETSATLSQQGL
- the LOC121934166 gene encoding titin-like isoform X6; this translates as MADLDHNLSLADALTEPPPQIEEEVKRDFIATLEAEKFDDVIGEKVDKTDYVPLLDDDDPKAGNQEAKTKPHADNVQVERKSATGPAAVVENGDHGVEGPRKVSTGKIMDEQMSYKEFLDRNSSWTMDDRHHFESQPVFKPMDITAPFGAAGVPEQPHSLGAPHSPANIFDPLAFLGGASGAGMLLNQSQAAPGQGMGSPEDFWLGSQHLMAGQGAPFFEPPVPSKIPEVAEMHMLGSPSTGLVDFTGQPKLPEVKPSPPAAFPSPVGAGPDPAVEELMGFEPSFDCKSLLPKQSPTGFPEAAATKEPKVKTMDTTSPGAGSSSALGNPGESKPLPGQHKEKEESSQSPSKEEASKTSSSKKVEEVKSPLSLQAEEKAAATQPLGPKAEDGKPSLTLSTEKKESKLPSPSAEEPKPAAAAQHIENASETKDSPTQLVQEVADKPSTHKTEEVKVFPPKQAEKVEENKAPSAPKHPEKPEDSKSPSAPKHPEKPEETKSPVPKHPEKPEESKSPSASKYPEKPEESKSPSNPKHPEKSEESKSPSAPKHPEKPEESKSPSAPKHPEKPEESKSPSASKHSEKPEESKSPSNPKHPEKPEESKASPREEVKTPTSLSQSVEQFPRLDKPDETNKKAPSASAEKPEEEKQPLPAKPVEHLLEPAVPSKETVSPGVSPADAKETLAEKPASVLAEAAKPKETPEPCPVQPAELIQGKGTLEPAGLPPAQIRQANKSSDHHRFSRTKPARVTASDAPEELLVGFPAQKSQDRGGEDPFSMAEYGYIAGTSPRSKASTRKAASQPFEFGEVPVLREGWDLETSAALKKKKKKPKQKRSQQVRVAEIMDSNSERLQAPCAPEPHKAELPLPEPHESMKGFFSASTEILGKEASSVLRDVQSLTSVPAKGKPTLQMEGPSQLGLDAKAGDFGGVEVMSDDSLMLLLKSKWGESSEEERKHQAQQNKQRSPTSPPVQASSVEVKSMESGRPPLKDLCSDLKPRAMVSREVEVRSAMPPVTSQKVAPALCGEGLAMKPKKEEKNEGIGKEVAKSLAEAQTIETTKGGGSSDKGKDRRLVASEPLPESGPTEVLLSANASEKLELGPAETLPSLETQSSPAKPLLPAQPIDSPKAPFTDMNKGACSCPLDQPPGPLPKLGNDQPKKRGNDGKSKRTKNHQPLLLEGKADSRKAPSAEESEWAARSIEAGFSNVVENKTVLGSGGLAEKPKKRSSEGKSRRAQFFLEAGNSSGHLQTEGGSPEHARERTDHRRAGTDPFTASQSLETSGDMAKLQNIATAPGMEKVSKASTRSIDRVDFPLSAYPFILEAPVKEADHPALLEAVAQAKGTVALDTGKGLHALESPTIPDPTSLLPESKPKKRSSDGKSKKSEKSPPEQPFLLETSGMSKPTKSSEITKDISSAAKDQVSGGAPFLEQLGSSHAQLPAAKQTEKDGGKKTEDLSIATDSSPSEQLPASNRERLNSESELMSKTKAAPFTDKGQEGKQKYDVENVIDPLTLHPELVAEEPKKLNSEGQGPQVHSILEAKPELVRPATVYHEMATTEEGKTKGLDHRLKEANTAGPAPVVSFGELPVVAKKEESRKDEPCLEKYFVLGAKEEAGIVLEAEREAKLKECSSPRSKKEGRAGGSEVANKQDPTSRPTKRDSDRKNKKAVSSPMQSIALQAKAEPSKGPGLAYPVGETEFVDENRNIKSLPPGHQVHWEEDAARFFEPFAPSVSPEEAVQGLGCPFLEGRLVGELSKEQPFPPEIPKDANKGDQKDQQELQVNLTNLEGTEAMVEASLLIKAGDETREKRKRSKRPPSDQLLTPDAGSGKDPAICSVSAEGGGMKLLSATQESGFSLTKPPVERVPKMDAGTEGGSFVGRGTNIPSVELPSLWENKKEAATLEALTAALVGGSAEVVTLVESNKGAAEERASGCLDGLGSKPRADKTLEDVPMEEAASADKPRDLSEHLQPDDANKPKITAPAQATSKEEASHPKEALELKEAQSPKPEAGESTTLLQGDQVAKGGKKEAKAKAPPQMKGYMRPTKSRGLPPPSLRVTAQEPGRRRPTKPDSPSLQRQEKAKPEEVKPATEVSTANDIAAPPSKELPPSPDKKAKTPASTPAAKPAAAKAKPVSTTAGTAPTATKRPASATPGQSKKATSPTAGPAAATTTTPKRPTTGSARPSTLTPKDAKPKGTEVKSPEKRTSPSKPPSATTPRPNAKSSPAGPRPSTALSSQSASSPRSTATSPPKRPSTIKTDTKPTDAKKTTTKSPSADLSRPKSAPASTSPSPAPGGAATATSAATGRPKAKPAVPKASGMANVTTDAKKASTLKTAPKTSSAPKPPRPTTSVSAPDLKNVRSKIGSTDNIKHQPGGGRAKVEKKADSAGAARKPELNAVSKMAPTKTAVSKEGAQKQPNGKVQIVSKKANYSHVQSKCGSKDNIKHVPGGGNVPNAPKPATGSHSQPSTAPKPSQGSTNVQILSKKIDLSKVSSKCGSKANIKHKPGGGDVKIENQKLNFKEKAQAKVGSLDNVGHVPAGGTVKIESHKLKFREKGKARTDHGVDSTVVSNNNPPVFSGGTSPRRSTSVSESLGSAASSSLPPPPPPLLLPPWQAPLSEDETSATLSQQGL